From the genome of Nitrospirota bacterium, one region includes:
- a CDS encoding DUF2094 domain-containing protein: MLGLTKPDSSWNWAAYGKHPAAKDYFRVGQDFPVMRSFSNWVEEGYSNLLPNGKNNLNPISWRFWAKGAVKEMLICGLLKDSSDNIGRQYPLLIMGSGLLKNWEEHWDDMPYSCEKTWNQIEYISSQGYSDLKKLESEINGVRPPLSGWSELNAKWEDAISNNPENFQNNAVPMSGEGDSFIPLDHKDSHDQGALISRWHHLLMSHDKTVPNVTFMGGTFEKVYLAFFRRPLAPADFIRLWSVSSAEKG, translated from the coding sequence ATGCTGGGATTAACAAAACCAGACTCATCGTGGAACTGGGCAGCTTACGGCAAGCATCCGGCAGCAAAGGATTATTTCAGAGTCGGTCAGGACTTTCCGGTGATGCGCAGTTTTTCCAATTGGGTCGAAGAAGGTTACAGCAATCTGCTTCCGAATGGGAAGAATAACCTTAATCCAATCTCATGGCGTTTCTGGGCCAAAGGGGCTGTGAAAGAGATGCTGATCTGCGGGCTTCTAAAGGACAGCAGTGATAATATCGGAAGGCAGTATCCTCTGTTAATAATGGGTTCAGGCCTCCTTAAAAATTGGGAAGAGCATTGGGATGACATGCCTTATTCCTGTGAAAAGACATGGAATCAGATTGAATACATCTCTTCTCAGGGATATAGCGATTTAAAAAAATTAGAATCAGAGATAAACGGGGTCAGACCCCCTTTATCAGGATGGTCCGAACTAAATGCCAAATGGGAAGATGCCATCTCAAACAATCCTGAGAATTTTCAAAATAATGCAGTTCCAATGTCAGGTGAGGGTGATAGCTTTATCCCCCTTGACCATAAAGATTCTCATGACCAGGGCGCACTAATCAGCCGCTGGCACCATCTATTAATGTCTCATGACAAGACTGTTCCAAATGTAACTTTTATGGGTGGGACTTTTGAAAAGGTTTATCTGGCATTTTTTAGAAGACCTCTGGCACCTGCTGATTTCATAAGGTTGTGGTCAGTCTCTTCAGCAGAAAAAGGATAA
- a CDS encoding type VI secretion system protein ImpL: protein MKDNIMKYLKYVLIAAVVIISILIIFGFVLVMDWPWWVGFFLLLGIAGAGIGSLFLKKILLRRREQMFVSQVIAQDEARLKAMQGKERTEHTEIQNKWKEAVEALKRSHLKKQGNPLYVLPWYMILGESGSGKTTALNSAKLSSPFIEVTKTSGISGTKNCDWWFFEQAIILDTAGRYAIPVDEGRDKEEWQKFLNLLVKYRKKEPLNGLIVAVSADKLLANSPEVLEEDGRNIGRRIDELMRVLGTRFPVYLLVTKCDLIQGMTKFCGSLPEKSLDQPMGFINQNLSKDVTSFLENAINTIGERLRNLRLLLLHKPESREVDPGLLLFPEEFNNLKKGLETFIRIAFKESPYQETPVLRGIYFSSGRQEGTPFSHFLNALGLIGEKEVLPGTSKGLFLHDFFSNILPKDRGLLKPTRVAIEWNNLTRNLGVTAWIVIGLAICGLLSFSFVKNLRTLRGISHEFAKLPVLQRDFQTDINSMEQFNRAILKIEEQNQSWWIPRFGLHESINVEKLLKDKFCYLFQQGFLVPLDKRLRENVATLSPAVSDEIFGQYVSHIVRRINLLKSRVADEELETLETRPQPAYLSLLSSGELELTPAVKQKFGRMFLYYLYWRSDTGDVNKEIETLQSLLKDLMRLRGSNYRWIVTWTNRDSTVAPITLKDFWGGNASSDGEVILDPAYSRKGNEAIDSMFSEIESALNDSTIRERYKGEFDAWYRINSFQAWQNFALAFSKGAKRLNGMKENQPVASRVATEEGPYFAFMNRAASDLEPIVTGENLPLWLQQVYQFQNVKNAGFAGGVVAKTSEEGMKFIDKIKAKIGRKIETPTQESQSTAIKALQEYKNALTSITQSATSRGEIYKMTLQAYSEDPLTGKSPFLEADRAVSRLKVSLSGQHTTDDLFSRLLTGSLDYLWEYARMESACQLQSQWEKEVLAESQGVSGQQSVEILFGQEGLVWKFIKGPAAPLIEWKVARGYYGKEVMGGSIPFKSPFLSFLSVGAKAKAATLPQMQQQYYKVQISGLPIGANPDAGIKPHKSHLELSCEGETQNLVNFNYPITRTFTWSPVTCSDVMLKIEVGNISLERHYPGPQGFINFLRDFPRGSHTFNATDFPEERNGLKKAGIKYISINYQFSGENAILRSAGASTGQAQSGAPREIVTCWD from the coding sequence ATGAAAGACAATATAATGAAATACCTGAAATATGTCCTCATCGCAGCCGTAGTTATTATATCTATTCTAATAATCTTCGGATTTGTTCTCGTCATGGATTGGCCATGGTGGGTCGGTTTTTTCCTTTTACTCGGAATAGCCGGGGCCGGAATCGGCAGTCTTTTCCTGAAAAAGATACTTCTCAGGCGCAGAGAGCAGATGTTTGTTTCTCAGGTTATAGCGCAGGATGAAGCGAGACTGAAGGCCATGCAGGGGAAAGAGAGGACTGAACATACCGAAATCCAGAATAAGTGGAAAGAGGCCGTTGAGGCCTTGAAGCGTTCGCATCTGAAAAAACAGGGTAATCCACTATATGTACTTCCATGGTATATGATCCTGGGGGAGAGTGGTTCCGGTAAGACGACTGCATTAAACAGCGCAAAACTGTCATCACCTTTTATAGAGGTAACAAAGACATCGGGGATATCGGGTACCAAGAACTGTGACTGGTGGTTTTTTGAGCAGGCAATAATTCTTGATACAGCAGGAAGGTATGCAATCCCTGTTGATGAAGGTCGCGATAAAGAGGAATGGCAGAAGTTTTTAAACCTCCTGGTGAAATACAGAAAGAAGGAACCTCTCAATGGTCTCATTGTCGCGGTGTCTGCAGATAAACTCCTTGCAAACTCTCCAGAAGTACTGGAGGAAGACGGAAGGAATATCGGGCGTCGTATTGATGAATTGATGAGGGTCCTCGGAACAAGGTTTCCTGTTTACCTCCTGGTGACCAAATGCGATCTTATCCAGGGAATGACTAAGTTCTGCGGAAGCCTGCCGGAAAAGAGTCTTGATCAGCCGATGGGTTTCATTAACCAGAATCTTTCAAAAGATGTAACATCCTTTCTTGAGAATGCGATCAATACCATCGGGGAACGGTTAAGGAATCTCCGCCTCTTGCTTTTACATAAACCTGAATCGAGGGAGGTTGACCCGGGGCTGCTCTTATTCCCGGAAGAGTTCAATAATCTTAAAAAGGGACTCGAAACATTTATCAGGATTGCATTCAAGGAGAGTCCGTATCAGGAGACCCCTGTTCTCAGGGGGATCTATTTCAGCAGCGGCCGTCAGGAGGGCACACCTTTTTCTCATTTCCTTAATGCATTAGGCTTGATCGGGGAAAAGGAGGTCCTTCCTGGAACGAGCAAAGGGTTGTTCCTGCATGACTTTTTTTCAAATATCCTTCCAAAGGACAGGGGCCTGCTGAAACCAACCAGGGTTGCCATTGAGTGGAACAATCTTACCAGAAATCTTGGTGTAACCGCATGGATTGTCATCGGGCTGGCCATATGCGGGCTGTTAAGTTTTTCCTTTGTTAAAAATCTGCGGACACTTCGTGGTATCTCGCACGAATTTGCAAAACTCCCTGTGCTTCAGCGTGATTTCCAGACAGACATCAACAGTATGGAGCAATTCAATAGGGCGATACTGAAAATCGAAGAGCAGAATCAGAGCTGGTGGATTCCAAGATTCGGATTGCATGAAAGCATTAATGTCGAGAAGCTGCTGAAGGATAAGTTCTGTTACTTGTTCCAACAGGGATTTCTGGTCCCGCTCGATAAACGCCTGAGAGAAAATGTCGCAACGTTGAGCCCTGCTGTATCTGATGAAATCTTTGGACAATATGTCTCTCACATAGTGAGGCGTATAAACCTGCTTAAATCACGGGTTGCAGATGAAGAACTTGAAACCCTTGAGACACGTCCTCAACCGGCGTATCTCTCTCTACTGTCATCAGGTGAACTTGAACTGACCCCGGCGGTGAAACAAAAGTTCGGCCGGATGTTTCTTTATTATTTGTATTGGCGTTCAGATACCGGCGATGTTAACAAAGAGATAGAGACTCTTCAGTCTCTTTTGAAAGACCTGATGAGATTAAGGGGTTCAAACTATCGCTGGATTGTAACATGGACAAACAGGGACAGCACTGTAGCGCCGATAACCCTGAAAGATTTCTGGGGAGGGAATGCCTCTTCAGATGGGGAGGTAATATTAGATCCGGCATACTCCCGTAAGGGAAATGAGGCGATAGATTCAATGTTCAGTGAGATAGAATCAGCGCTCAATGACTCTACTATAAGGGAGAGGTATAAGGGCGAGTTTGATGCGTGGTATCGCATCAACAGTTTTCAGGCATGGCAGAATTTTGCATTGGCCTTTTCCAAAGGGGCTAAACGGCTCAATGGTATGAAAGAGAATCAGCCTGTTGCCAGTAGAGTGGCAACAGAGGAGGGTCCTTATTTTGCATTCATGAACAGAGCTGCATCAGACCTTGAACCTATAGTTACAGGAGAAAACCTGCCTTTGTGGCTTCAACAGGTATATCAGTTTCAGAATGTAAAAAACGCGGGGTTTGCAGGGGGAGTTGTGGCAAAGACCTCTGAGGAAGGTATGAAGTTTATTGACAAGATAAAAGCAAAAATTGGCAGAAAGATTGAAACACCGACACAGGAATCCCAGTCAACAGCTATCAAGGCATTACAGGAGTATAAAAATGCACTTACGTCAATCACGCAATCAGCAACCTCCCGGGGGGAGATATACAAGATGACCCTGCAGGCATACAGTGAAGATCCCTTAACAGGCAAGTCACCCTTCTTAGAAGCTGACAGGGCTGTCTCAAGACTGAAGGTAAGTCTCTCGGGTCAGCATACTACAGATGATCTTTTCAGCAGACTGCTAACCGGTTCACTCGATTATCTATGGGAGTATGCCCGCATGGAATCTGCCTGTCAGTTACAAAGCCAGTGGGAAAAGGAGGTGCTTGCGGAGTCACAAGGGGTTTCCGGTCAGCAGTCGGTTGAGATACTTTTTGGACAGGAAGGTCTTGTGTGGAAGTTCATCAAAGGACCTGCAGCGCCATTAATTGAATGGAAGGTTGCGAGGGGTTATTATGGTAAAGAGGTCATGGGCGGTTCAATACCTTTTAAAAGTCCTTTTCTCTCTTTCCTGTCAGTGGGGGCTAAGGCAAAAGCTGCAACACTTCCCCAAATGCAGCAGCAGTACTATAAGGTGCAGATATCAGGATTGCCCATTGGCGCCAACCCGGATGCCGGTATTAAACCTCACAAAAGCCATCTGGAGCTATCGTGCGAAGGCGAAACCCAGAACCTTGTCAATTTCAATTATCCTATCACCAGGACATTTACATGGTCCCCTGTAACATGCAGTGATGTTATGTTGAAAATTGAAGTCGGGAATATCAGCCTTGAGAGGCATTATCCGGGTCCGCAGGGTTTTATAAATTTTCTGCGTGATTTCCCGAGGGGTAGTCACACCTTTAATGCCACTGACTTCCCGGAAGAAAGAAATGGACTTAAAAAGGCGGGAATTAAATATATCAGTATTAATTATCAGTTCAGCGGGGAAAATGCCATCCTCAGGAGTGCAGGCGCTTCAACGGGACAGGCACAATCAGGTGCACCGAGAGAAATAGTAACATGCTGGGATTAA